The region AGGAACAGGATTTGTAAATATTTATAACAACTCCACCTTTAGCGGCACCAATGACGATTCTCTAACCCTAATTGCTACAACTATAGCCCAAAATAATAATACTTATCGGTGCTTAATAACTAACGGCTCCTGTATTGATACCAGTAGTGTTGGTTTGTTAACGGTAACCTGTATTTTAAATTTCACATCACAACCCTCTAGTCAATCCATTAATAATGGGGAAAATGCACAATTTATTGTTATTGCAAACAGCCCCAATGCAAATTACCAATGGCAGCAAAATACAGGGTCTGGTTTTATTAATATTAGTAACAATATCTTATTCAGTGGTACCAACAACGATACACTTATTTTAAACGGGGCTTTTTTTTTATTGAATAATACTACCTATCGATGTATCATTAATCTTAATGGATGTTACGTAAACAGTAATAGTGCTACGTTAATTATTAACTGCCCTGCATCTATTACCATGCAACCAAACAACCAATCTACGAACATTAGCAATAATATCTCATTTATTGTTAATTCTAATAATCCAACAGCAGTGTTTCAATGGCAGGTAAACACTGGTGCAGGTTTTATCAATTTAAATAACAATACTCAATTTAGCGGAGCAAACAATGATACGCTTGGTATAAACAACGTTTCCTTTACCCAAAACAACCATTTATATAGGTGCATTATTAATAACAATGGGTGCCGAGATACTAGTAACAATGCAACTTTAACAGTTAGTTGTGATTTAAATATTACCGGTCAACCAGTTAATAAGAATGTTTCTATTGGAACCAATACCTTGTTTGTAGTTAATAGTAACTATACTTTAGCACAATTTCAATGGCAAATAAACAATGGAACCGGATTTGTAAACTTAAGCAACAACAGTACTTATAATGGTTGTAATGATGATAGTTTAATAGTAAATGGAGTGGCTATGTCAATCAATAATACAAGCTATAGATGTGTGGTTTCTTATTTAGGTTGTTCCGTAATGAGTAATAATGTGTTATTAACAGTTAATTGTATTGGGTTTATTATTAATCAGCCTAATAACGTTACTGCTAATATTCGTACCAATGTCAGCTTTGCCATCACGGCTCCTGTTTCCACCCTATTTCAATGGCAACAAAACAGTGGCTCAGGATTCACCAATCTAAGTAACAGCAGTCAAATAATCGGTGTCACCGATAATGCACTGTATTTGTTAACTATAAACCGATCTCAAAATAGTTTTTCTCACAGATGTATTACCTCTTACAAGGGATGCACTGATACCAGTAATATTGTTAATCTTACTGTAAATTGTGTGTCTCTCATAAGTACACAACCAATTAACAAGAGCGTAAATGTTGGTGCGAATACTTCTTTTGAAATTGCCTCTGGCTTAATTAATTCAAGCTTCCAATGGCAAAGTAATAATGGAAGTGGATTTAATAACATAAATAATAGCAGTCAATTTAGCGGAGCAAATAGTAATATATTAAACATTAGCAGCGTTAGTCTATCACAAAATAATACTACGTTTAGATGTATTGTAAGTAATTCAGGATGTTATGATACCAGCACTGTAGCAAGTCTTTCAGCTAACTGCATTTCTACAATTATTAATCAACCGGTTAATAAAAGTGCTAATGTTGCTGGCAATACACAATTCACTATTAATTCTTCCAATATCAATGCAGGTTTTCAATGGCAAGTTAATAATGGAAGTGGGTTCAACAACATTACCAGTAACAGTCAATTTAGCGGTACCAATAGCAATACATTGACGATTAACAGTATTCAACTTGCTCAAAACAATAATACGTTTAGATGTATAGTTAATAATTTAGGTTGCTATGACACTAGTAATGTGGCAACATTAACTGCCAATTGTACATCTTACATTAACAAACAGCCTAATAATATACAAGTAAATATTGGAGCTCTTGCTTTTATAATTATTACTTCTTCAAATAATACCTCTACCTTTCAATGGCAACAAAATACAGGAACTGGGTTTGTTGATTTAAACACCTCTGGTTTATATAATGGAATAAATAATGATACATTTGTTATTACTGCTACACCTCTATCTTTTAATAATTATGGATACAGATGTATTGTAAATACAAATGGCTGTTTTGACACTAGTAATATTGCTATTCTAACTGTTAATTGCAACTTAAATATATTGTCACAACCTACTCCATCTACCGTTAACAGTGGGAGTAGTTCAAAATTTATTATTAAATGTAATAGTGTAACTGCAACCTACCAATGGCAACAGAATACAGGGACTGGATTTATTAATATTATCAATAGCTCATTATTTAACGGTGCAAAAGATGATACATTAGAAATTGTGAGCGCAAATATGTCATTAAACAATAACTCTTTCAGGTGTATTATTACGGATGGCATTTGTACCACTACCAGTAATGAAGCTAACCTAACTGTTAATTGTTTTATAAATTTTGTCAATCAACCAACCAGTATAACAAAAGGCGTAGGTCAAGATGCAATTTTCTTTACCAATACCAATAGTACTACTGCAACCTATCAATGGCAGGAAAACAATGGTAGTGGATTTGTAAATTTAAATAATAATGTACAATATACAGGAGCCGATACAAAATATTTAACCGTAAACAGAGTAACTAAGAGCCAAAATGGTAATAGCTATCGTTGTATTGTTAGCGATGGCATTTGCCAGTTCTACAGCAATACTGTTTTTCTCAATACCAATTGTGCCCCACTTATTGTTATACAACCAAATAATTCAAATGCTACCAGTGGAGGCAATGTTACTTTTAGTATTACCAGTATTAATAATCTTACTAATTACCAATGGCAGGAAAACAATGGCGGAGGGTTTGTGAACTTAAGCAATAATAGCCAATATAGTGGAGCAAATTTGAGTACATTAACTATTAATACAGTTAGCATTACACAAAACAATTATTTATATCGCTGTATTACTAATTATGGTGGTTGTAGTGATACCAGTTCAAATGCTAAGCTGATTATAAACTGTGCAAGACTAATTACAACACAACCACAGAGCGCATCAGTACCTGTGGGTAATAATGCTCAATTCCACATACAAACTTCAGGTAGTAGTCTTAATTTTCAATGGCAGCAAAATAACGGAACAGGATTCATTAACTTAAGTAATTTTGGAATATATAATGGTGTAAATAAAGATACATTAACCATTAATAATGTAAACTTATTAATGAACAATAATGGTTATCGTTGCGTAGCATATAATAGCACCTGCTTCGATACAAGTAGCTACGCCATCTTAAATGTAATTAATACTGGCACAAAAAATATTATAGAAAACACCATCAATATATACCCTAATCCTAACAATGGACAATTTAAAATAGATGGGTTACCCAATAATGCCACCATTGTAATTACTAATTTATTAGGAGAAACCATAAGCACACAACAAACCAATAACAAAGAAGTAACGATAGACTTAAATAATGTGGCTGACGGTATGTATTTAGTAAAAGTAGAGGCGGATAACTACAGTATGACCAGAAAAATTACAATTGCAAAATAAACCAAAACTATTTATTGATAGCTTCGTATTTAGTAGCATTGGATATATCCAATTCACTCAGCAGTTCCACAATTTTTGGTTTTTCTATGGGTGTTGCTCCTGTGTATATATTGATTAATTCATCGCGTTTGGCATCGAAAAACATGAGCATCATAACGGTATTTGGTGCTAACTGAAATAAACGTTTTACTTCTTCTAACGATTTATAAATTTGTTTCCTGGCCTCTAATGGTTTCTTGTAAAAATTATCCATCCCTTTTCTATGGTAAATATAGTAGGCACTACGAATGGGTTTGAAACGTTCATTTAAAATATTATCAATTAAATTGTAACGCGTACGCAAACTACGCCCAAAAGCCGCCCAACCTGCAGCGCCACCACTTTGCGATAATGATACAATTTGTGAGGCTTTGTTAAAATAAGGTGTACCTGCTTCTAAGCCAAAACTATCGTAATCTAAGCCAAGCGAGTAATAGGCATAAAAGGCTAACAGAGCTGTAATTTCTGACGAGTACTGCCCATCGTTATAATCAAAGCGTTGCTGGTCTATATAAGTAAAATTGAAATTCTCATCCCTGAAATTAAACAATATACTATTGTAGTTACTTCCAAAAACAGGTCTTCGACATTGGACTACTGCTACAGCTGAAATAGCTCCGCTCACTTGGTCGTAAGCTGATGGAATAATCTCTATACTTAAATCGAATAATTCCGTGGCTTGTAACCTATCTACACTCCATTTCTGATTAGAAACAAAAGTCTTTATATCTTGCTCTAACCTTCTAAATATTGATTTATCAGTAACGTTTATTTGATTATCAGTAATTCGTACTTGTACATTAAAATCTGGCTGAGCTTGCACAACAAAACTCACAAACAGACAAAAACCTAAAAATAATTTACGCATGTATGGTTTTAATTATTTCATTAACGATATCAGCAGCAACTTCGTTTTTTAATTTTAACTCAAACGATAATTTACTTCCATCTTTTTTCAATATAGTAATTTGATTGGTATTGTGTTTAAATCCTGCACCCGGTGTTTGCATAGAGTTTAACACAATAAAATCTGCATTTTTTTCTTTCAATTTTTTAAAGGCATTGGCTTCTTCATTATTGGTTTCTAATGCAAAACCAACCAATACTTGTTCCTGTCTTTTTATGGCTCCCAAATGTTTCAAAATGTCTTTGGTCTTTTTTAACTCAATGGTTAAACCCTCGTCATTTTGTTTTTTTATTTTAATAGCTGAAACATCATTGGGTGTATAGTCAGCCACTGCAGCACTCATAATGGCAATATCAGTTTGCGTAAATTTTTCATTTACCACTTCAAACATTTCAGCCGCAGAACGCACATCAATTCTGGTAATATGAGGATGATTAATGGTTAAATCTACCGGACCAGCAACCAATGTAACCTCAGCACCTCTATTGGCTAATTCTTTTGCAATAGCAAAACCCATTTTACCACTTGAATAATTGCCAATAAATCGAACAGGGTCAATATTTTCGTAAGTTGGGCCTGCTGTTACCAATGCTATTTTACCTTTCAAATCATTGCCTTGTGAAAAGTACTTTTCTATTTCCTCAACTATTTCCTCTGGCTCGGCCATGCGTCCTTTTCCGTATAAACCGCTGGCTAATTCGCCTTCCTGTGCATCTATCAATATGTTACCATATGACTGAAGCTTAACTACATTTTGCATGGTGCTGGGATGTAAATACATATCCAGATCCATAGCAGGAGCAAACATAACGGGACATTTGGCTGAAAGATACGTGGCTATTAATAAATTATCGCAAATGCCATTGGCCATTTTACCAATGGTATTGGCACTGGCAGGAGCTATTACCATTAAATCGGCCCACAAACCTAAATCAACATGGTTAGTCCACTCTCCATTTTCGTTTAAAACAAAACTACTATAAACCGGATTTTTACTAAGCGTGCTTAACGTTAACGGGGTTACAAACTCTTTAGCCGAATCGGTTAAAATAACTTTTACCTCAGCCCCGGCTTTTACCAATAATCTAAGCAAAAAAGCCGCTTTATAAGCGGCTATGCTAGCACTAATGGCAAGTATAATTTTTTTATTTTTCATTAATACCTTTAAGTAAAAGTATAAATAATGGACTGTAAATACAAAACAAAGGTTAGCATTATTTACATAAGCTAACCTTTTAAATTATTTGTTAATTAAAACTCACGGCCATTTTTAGCCGGATTATTGTAATAGATTTTACCATTCATAAACTCCTCGGTAGCAATTAAAGTTGCTTTAGGTAGCTTTTCGTAGTAGTTTGAAATTTCAATTTGCTCACGATTCTCAAAAATTTCTTCTAAAGTATCGCTATCATTATCGAACTCGTTTAATTTATTATGAAGTTCTTCTTTCATTTGTGCAGCTATTTGATTAGCACGTTTTGAAATAATTGCTATGGTCTCGTACAAGTTTCCTGTTTCTGCTTCTAA is a window of Bacteroidota bacterium DNA encoding:
- a CDS encoding SBBP repeat-containing protein, with amino-acid sequence MKKLISLLLVFIALYAQAQETPDLKKVQGLLHKNNKQFFIENKGQWPDEVLFMTKTNGMDAWITKTGVVYDFYQLIENGKTSELALETEQQTFKEKKGHVIKFNLLQCNKNIIPEGNYKQEAYYNYFIGNDKSKWASFVGLYNEAIVKNIYGGIDIRYYFDNGALRYDYIVNPNADPSQIKFNINGTDKTSIDNNGDLIVQTSLGEVKQTKLFTYQNINNTKQTINSHFALLKDGSYTFTLGTYNKSKPLIIDPLIFSTFSGGTDNDYGIAIKTDAFNAVYVSGYTNSSNYPIVAGSYAIFKNNNYDVFVTKLNSNLNTLTYSTFIGGVSDDILFDLTIDSSLNVYITGSTRSSNYPTTVNAYDTSFNNTTAYEDVFITKLNPSGSALVVSSFLGGSLADKSKRIILDKERNIYIAGYTKSTDFPKTSGAFTNSYNTSNLFITKLAASGNSLVFSTTLTTISSSLFSGNNTYYGDLAIDDSSYIYVATNGASNLLPSPGINNNFGPGNHISLLKLDPSCTTPLYLTQFGGNSKTTDIVAAIGIDQSQNVYVTGTNMPEVTGINTFPTTPGAFSRTNTGGYDVFVTKFNQTGGMVYSTLIGGPAQDYVSEINIDENNNAVICGFLSLYLTTIPPVVFPTTSNAFDTSFNGTLSNEDAFITILNETGSALLYSSYIGGTTRDYAYDLAYANNASILVTGSTNSFNFPTTPGTFRTIISSSSSDAFVFKINKCPFNLNQQPVSQSIVTNNNVSFNVIASSPTTTFQWQQNAGSGFVNLSNAGVYSGVNTNTLNINSINFSKNNYQYRCVATDSGCSINSVHAKLLVNCLFNITRQPVSQNINIGTNTSFSLEASSSTATFQWQQNNGYGFVDISNNSLFSGVNDDTLIINSTPLSFNNNSFRCIVSDNACSVVSNPISLNVNCTLAITKQPVPTSINIRNNTQLITNVNSTNATFQWQQSLGTGFTNLSNSSTFSNVNDDTLLINNAPLSLNNTRYRCVINDGPCSKISDSILLNVNCSLAINTQPVNKNIPAESNTIMSITASGFATTFQWQQNTGSGFVNLTNNSTFSNVDDDTLIINAAPKSLNNTTYRCIVNDGPCSLASSSATLNVYCVSSITRQVNNTNIIIGSNALFSVASANNNATFQWQQNEGTGFVNIYNNSTFSGTNDDSLTLIATTIAQNNNTYRCLITNGSCIDTSSVGLLTVTCILNFTSQPSSQSINNGENAQFIVIANSPNANYQWQQNTGSGFINISNNILFSGTNNDTLILNGAFFLLNNTTYRCIINLNGCYVNSNSATLIINCPASITMQPNNQSTNISNNISFIVNSNNPTAVFQWQVNTGAGFINLNNNTQFSGANNDTLGINNVSFTQNNHLYRCIINNNGCRDTSNNATLTVSCDLNITGQPVNKNVSIGTNTLFVVNSNYTLAQFQWQINNGTGFVNLSNNSTYNGCNDDSLIVNGVAMSINNTSYRCVVSYLGCSVMSNNVLLTVNCIGFIINQPNNVTANIRTNVSFAITAPVSTLFQWQQNSGSGFTNLSNSSQIIGVTDNALYLLTINRSQNSFSHRCITSYKGCTDTSNIVNLTVNCVSLISTQPINKSVNVGANTSFEIASGLINSSFQWQSNNGSGFNNINNSSQFSGANSNILNISSVSLSQNNTTFRCIVSNSGCYDTSTVASLSANCISTIINQPVNKSANVAGNTQFTINSSNINAGFQWQVNNGSGFNNITSNSQFSGTNSNTLTINSIQLAQNNNTFRCIVNNLGCYDTSNVATLTANCTSYINKQPNNIQVNIGALAFIIITSSNNTSTFQWQQNTGTGFVDLNTSGLYNGINNDTFVITATPLSFNNYGYRCIVNTNGCFDTSNIAILTVNCNLNILSQPTPSTVNSGSSSKFIIKCNSVTATYQWQQNTGTGFINIINSSLFNGAKDDTLEIVSANMSLNNNSFRCIITDGICTTTSNEANLTVNCFINFVNQPTSITKGVGQDAIFFTNTNSTTATYQWQENNGSGFVNLNNNVQYTGADTKYLTVNRVTKSQNGNSYRCIVSDGICQFYSNTVFLNTNCAPLIVIQPNNSNATSGGNVTFSITSINNLTNYQWQENNGGGFVNLSNNSQYSGANLSTLTINTVSITQNNYLYRCITNYGGCSDTSSNAKLIINCARLITTQPQSASVPVGNNAQFHIQTSGSSLNFQWQQNNGTGFINLSNFGIYNGVNKDTLTINNVNLLMNNNGYRCVAYNSTCFDTSSYAILNVINTGTKNIIENTINIYPNPNNGQFKIDGLPNNATIVITNLLGETISTQQTNNKEVTIDLNNVADGMYLVKVEADNYSMTRKITIAK
- a CDS encoding DUF4835 family protein, yielding MRKLFLGFCLFVSFVVQAQPDFNVQVRITDNQINVTDKSIFRRLEQDIKTFVSNQKWSVDRLQATELFDLSIEIIPSAYDQVSGAISAVAVVQCRRPVFGSNYNSILFNFRDENFNFTYIDQQRFDYNDGQYSSEITALLAFYAYYSLGLDYDSFGLEAGTPYFNKASQIVSLSQSGGAAGWAAFGRSLRTRYNLIDNILNERFKPIRSAYYIYHRKGMDNFYKKPLEARKQIYKSLEEVKRLFQLAPNTVMMLMFFDAKRDELINIYTGATPIEKPKIVELLSELDISNATKYEAINK
- the coaBC gene encoding bifunctional phosphopantothenoylcysteine decarboxylase/phosphopantothenate--cysteine ligase CoaBC codes for the protein MKNKKIILAISASIAAYKAAFLLRLLVKAGAEVKVILTDSAKEFVTPLTLSTLSKNPVYSSFVLNENGEWTNHVDLGLWADLMVIAPASANTIGKMANGICDNLLIATYLSAKCPVMFAPAMDLDMYLHPSTMQNVVKLQSYGNILIDAQEGELASGLYGKGRMAEPEEIVEEIEKYFSQGNDLKGKIALVTAGPTYENIDPVRFIGNYSSGKMGFAIAKELANRGAEVTLVAGPVDLTINHPHITRIDVRSAAEMFEVVNEKFTQTDIAIMSAAVADYTPNDVSAIKIKKQNDEGLTIELKKTKDILKHLGAIKRQEQVLVGFALETNNEEANAFKKLKEKNADFIVLNSMQTPGAGFKHNTNQITILKKDGSKLSFELKLKNEVAADIVNEIIKTIHA
- a CDS encoding DNA-directed RNA polymerase subunit omega, whose protein sequence is MANLNHNYQNVPTTTVTRDMRKLEAETGNLYETIAIISKRANQIAAQMKEELHNKLNEFDNDSDTLEEIFENREQIEISNYYEKLPKATLIATEEFMNGKIYYNNPAKNGREF